CGAACAAGGCGATGCGGGCGCGGTATTTGTGATGGAGGTGGCGCGTGAAAGAGACGACGTATCCGCTTAAAACGGTGCTGTGCATCGAGGACGATGCGGGGATTTTAGAAGGGTTAGTCAACACCTTGAAGTACTATTTTAAGGAGGTTTATAGTGCGCGCGATGGCGAAGAGGGGGTGCAACTGTGGGAAGAAAAACGGCCTGATTTGGTGCTCTGCGACATCCAAATGCCCAAACGCAACGGCATCGAAGTGGCCAAGCACATCCGCAAAACCGACCGCGCCACGCCCATCGTGATGCTCACGGCGTACACGAGCGAGCGGTACCTCATCGAGCTTATCAACCTCAACATTCAGCATTTCATCCAAAAACCCGCCTCCATCGACCGCTTGCTAGAGGGCATCAAAGCGGCGTTTGTGGGGGAGAGTAGCGGGACGTTTACCTTGGGTGAGGAGGTGTTTTTAGATGTGGAGAAAGAAACCCTTACATGTAAAGGGGAAATGACCCTTTTGAGCCACAAAGAGAGCCGTTTTTTAGCGCTTCTTGCCAGCCACGACCTCGTCACGTACGCCATGATGGAAACCCAACTGTGGCAAGGCGACGTCAGCGAAGCCGCCCGCAAAAGCTTCATCCGCGACCTACGCAAAAAACTCCCCGAAGGAGTGGTGGAGAATGTCTCCAAGAGAGGGTTTCGGTTGGGCTAACGCCTTTACATGTAAGGTGGAGATATATTGACATTACTCCTATTATGATATACAATTCAATATATAAAAGGATATACCATGCAAACCGTCAAAAAACTTTTTAACCTCGATGCGTCACTGGCAAACGAATTAGAACTGGTGGCAAAAACCCTTAAAAAGTCGCAAAAAGAAGTAGTGGAAAATGCGCTGGATTTTTACTTTGACCATACCGATGGGATTATTGCGGACAAAGT
Above is a window of Sulfurospirillum tamanense DNA encoding:
- a CDS encoding response regulator transcription factor; amino-acid sequence: MKETTYPLKTVLCIEDDAGILEGLVNTLKYYFKEVYSARDGEEGVQLWEEKRPDLVLCDIQMPKRNGIEVAKHIRKTDRATPIVMLTAYTSERYLIELINLNIQHFIQKPASIDRLLEGIKAAFVGESSGTFTLGEEVFLDVEKETLTCKGEMTLLSHKESRFLALLASHDLVTYAMMETQLWQGDVSEAARKSFIRDLRKKLPEGVVENVSKRGFRLG